The region TCTTTTGATCATCAGCCATGATCGGGAATTGTTAGAGCGAATGGATTCCATTCTGGAAATGTCGAATCAGGGAATGCGCTCCTATGGTGGACCTTATTCTTTTTATGAGGAGCAACGAGATCGGGAGATAGAACAAGAACATTCAGTGCTGGATCAGTTACGCCGGGAGAAAAAGAAAACGGAGCGGGATCTTCACAGTAAACTGGAGGCCCAGGAAAAACGCATGCGTCGAGGCCAAGCTCAGGCCGACAAAGGTGGAATTCCAAGAATTATCGTTGGTGGGTTGAAACGAGCAGCACAAGTTACGATGGGAACGATCAACGCGAACGAATCCCAACGTGCCGAGCACGCCAGTGCTGACTTTCAATCGCACTATCAAGGTATGAGAACGCAGACGACATTGCGCCTTAAAGAATTGGGTGCAAAAGTTCCTTCCGAGAAATTGATTTTCAATTTAGAAAACTTCAATTTCAAATTCGCAGGTGGGGAGCATTGGCTTTGGCCCGAGAATCTTACTTTGCATATGAAGGGACCAGAGCGCTGGGCTTTGACGGGCAAGAATGGAGCGGGCAAAACCACCCTGATTCAGCTCCTGTTAAGCAAGGGCGAAAATCCGCAAGGAGAAATTCGCGGCGAGATGAAAGTGGGTTCTTTAAAAACCAGTTTGATCGATCAGGAATATAGCATTCTTGATTCAAGCAAAACTGTTTTAGAGAACATCATGGATGTCAGCAGCAAAGGCTCTGAATGGATTCGCAATGAACTGGCCGCTTTTCAATTCTTTGCCGACCGAGTCCATCAAAAGGCGGAATCCCTGAGTGGCGGAGAGAAGTTGAAACTTTGCTTGGCCAAGGTTTTCTTATCGGATATTGCCCCAGAACTGTTGATATTGGATGAACCCACGAACAACTTGGATTTGCAAAGCTTAGAGGTTTTGGAGGACGTTTTAACCGGCTATCAAGGTGCCTTGTTGGTGGTCTCCCATGACTCGGTTTTCTTGGAGAATATTCAAACTAAGGAGGTCTGCCTTTTGCAATCTTAGCCAGGAATATGTTGTCACGTTGGCTCACTTACATTTCTTTTGCCTGTTTTGGCATACTTAGCCTGGTTGTTCTGCAAATGAATCAACGGCCTCTTTGTATCGAATCCAAGGTTGTCGAGAAAATCGACAGAACTGCGGGTCGCCAAGAGGACGTGGTTTATCGATGCGCAGTTAACAAGGCTGTTCGCTATAGCACTTACTTTGGGCAAAATATTAAAGATTTAAATCTGCGTGTGGGCGGAACTGAAAGGCTTTTGGAAAGTATCGAGCCTTTCTTGCAGAAGGTACAGATCGTTATTTTGGCCGATCACCCCAATATGTTCCGTATTAAAGGTCATGTGATCTATATCGGTCAAAATTTAGTCGAAGCTCCAGGCCATCTGGAAAAGGCTTTAGCTAAGATCTGGTATCGAGAAAGAAATGAAACCCTATTCGTCCAGCAAGAGTTGATGGAAGAAGTCGCAACAGATTTCTTGGTCTATTTGCAAACAGGTGACCTAGATATCGGCGATCCAGGCACTCATGTAAAAACGGCTCTGCTGCCAGTGAGATGGCCTTACGTAATCAAGTCACCGGAGGCTTATTGTGACTCTCCATGGAAGCAATCAGAGGACTACGAAATCTGTGCTCGTAATCAGAATTTGTCATCTATAGCTCCTGAAGTTTTAGAGATGAGTCTTCGACCATTGTTGTTAAATAGCTGGGTGCGTGCTTATAAGTCGTTGTCAGTGGGCGAGCGCTATCAGTTCACGCGCAAGATGGCGCTTATGATTCGTGGCGAATACAATCCGGTATTATCGGTAGCGGGTGATTCGACGGCGTCCGCGTTAATGCGAGCGTCGGCAACTCTTAAAAATTTCAATCAGTATATCGCTTCTTCGGATTTAACGAAGACTTCAAATACCTACCGTTTATTCGCGGCTGGTTTTGCCAACGAGCTGCGCGCGCACGGTTACGAAAAAGCTTTTGCCGAAGCAAGCTTTGATGTTCTGTACGTCAGCAATCAAAAACTAGATTCTAATAATAAAGCGTTTCAGGAATTTATGAAGATCGCAAAAGAGCAACCGCAGACCCAAATTGCAGTTCGTGGCCAAGATAATTTGTGGATGCTTCCCTCTAAATTTCCCATTCCGATTAAGACATTTGGTCAAATCAAAGCCAACAGAACGATCGTCGAAAAATGCGGGGGCTACAGCTTTAGCTATGTGATGGATCACTCTGACAGCACTGAAAAGCTTTTGGTCGTTGAACACTGTGAACCCAAAGCTGAAGTTCACTATAAAGAGTATTTAAAGTCGGGAGCGGAAGGATTCGCTTTGGAAAATAAAGGTATGTCCTTTGTTCAGTTTCATTTGCCATCGTTGCTGATGAAACGTGAACAATTGGCTTCGGTTTTAAATGTCCAAGACTTTATTAAAAAACGTGACGTCGAAAACCCATCGTTCAGAAGTTTGGGATGGCAAGAGGTTCGCTTCAATCAAACTGCGAATGCTTATCAGCCCAAAGCCTATGTCGACGCTATCGAGTGGTTTAGATTTTAGGAGATATTATGATTAAAATCCTGGTTGCATCAGTTATAACAATTCTTGTGATTCCGATGTTTGCCTTAGCAAAAACAGGGGAGCTGATTTCGGGAGCTACAGTAGCTGTAACATCAGCGCCAACATTCCTTACGGCTAAGACAGCAGCTGATAATGCTATTGAAAAAATGATCGTAGAGGCAAAAGACGATGCTGCTGTATTTGTTGCAACTCAAGGGCAAGTTCGTGGAGTCTATTTGCAGAGAGCTTTGGACCATATTCGTAAGAGCAACCCAAGGCTTATAGCTTCAGATTTACAACTTGCAGAGCGAATCATCGCTCATTAAAGAAAAAGGGGCTTAAAGCCCCTTTTTAATTTCTACAGTCCGGCCATTTCGAGGCGGAATTCAGCGATTGTTTTTCCAGTTTGATCTAACTCCGACTCCAGGTTTCTTTTCTCGGTTTCAGCTCTGTCGACGTCCTGTCGGGCTCGAGTCAACTCCCAATCAAGATTCTGTAGTTCCGTATTCAATCGACCCACTTCAGAAAGATTATTAGTGGATTGAGCGAAAGATTTTTGGCTTTCCAAAAGATTGCGACGGTTTTGAACTCCCATGAAGTTCATACGTGTTGTCACAACTTGAGTATTCTTATTGGAAATAGCAAGTTGTAAGTCACGTTGGCGGTTTTCAAGATTCTTGATTTGTGCTTCGACGTATTTCAAACGGCCTTTTTTATATTCAGGCAAAAATTTCGTTTCTAAATCGGCGGGGCAAAGATTTTTGTACTTCTTGCCAGAGGAACCTGCATTAAAACCATTTGCTTTAGAGCAGTAGTCACGAAGGCCTTTGTTGTAATCGGAGACCAGGGACTTCAGTGTTGGAGTATCGCAAAGATCTTTGGAAAACGGATCACCGGATTTGCCAACCAGATAAGTGTTAGTACCCGTGCAGTATTTTTGACGACCACTTTTGAAACCAAGGTCCGCTTGGGATTCGCTGATCTCTGCTTCTTCTTTGCGGCAGGACAAAAGCTTTGCATCCGAGGAAAGCCACTCGCCACGCAAAGCCACTTCTTCACCATATTTAAACCAGTTCGTGGATTCGCATTCTTTTTTAAGCTGGCTTGCGCAACCTACGAATGAAATCGATAACAACGCACTCGTGATTAGTTTTTTCATAGTTATCCTATAAGGCTCTTGAGTTCTTGTTCGTATTGATGCTGATTCTCCATGGCTTCTAGCATCTGACTTTCAAGGTCTTCAATTTGGCCGCTAATATCGTGAAGTTCTTTAGCTGTGGTTGCACTGTTTTGAGCAGAGCCTGTTGCCAAGGCCTCGTTCAAGCTGTCGCGCTTAACGGCTAGTATGTTGATCTTTTTATCAGAGTCTTCGATCAACTTCTGAGCTTTCTTAATCAAGCCTTCAATGCGTTTACGTTCTTCTTTGTAGTTAAACTTAGAAGGTTCGTCTGATGCAGTCGCAGTTGCAGCTCTTTTCGCATCGGCATCAAATACACGCTCTGAAAGGAACCCTTTTTGAAGACTCCACACATACTCATCATAAGTCCCTGGATAAAGTGTCAGTTTTCCGTGATTTACTTCTAAAATTTTATTTGCAACACGCCCGATGAAACCACGGTCATGGCTTACTGTAACGATGGTGCCTTCGTATTTTTCCAGCGCACCCGTCAGCGCCTCAACAGTGTCAAAGTCCAAGTGATTCGTCGGCTCATCCAGAAGTAGTAAAGGGGACTTCTGCAAAAGGATCTGTCCCAACGCCACGCGGGATTTTTCGCCGCCCGATAGGACCTTTACTTTCTTATGAACAGCATCCCCGCTGAAAAGTAAACTTCCCGCGATATTTAAAACATCTTGTTGAGTTACTTCTTTATGGGCGAGCGCTGCCATTGCTTCAATAACGGTATGTTCAGGATTCAAAGCTTCAGGGGTGTGTTGTGCAAAGTACGACAAGCTGACTTGGTGACCCCATTTAATGGAGCCCTTCACCAAAGGAATTTGCTCGCCCAAAGATTTTAGCAATGTGGATTTGCCGGCACCGTTCAGACCCACGATACCTAAATGGTTTCCGCGTTCCAAACGAACTGTCACGTCTTTCAAAATAACTTTGTCGCCGTAACCGCAATCCGCATTTTCAACTTCGAGGATTACTTTTCCAGTGGGACTGGCTGGCGGAATATGAATGTGCGAGTGAGTCGGGGCTGCCTTGATTTCGATGGTCTCCATCTTCTCAAGAGCCTTCAGGCGAGATTGTGCTTGTTTGGCTTTCGTAGCTTTCGCGCCGAAGCGGGTTACGAAATCCATGATCGATTTTTTCTTGGCAGCTTGGCTGAGAGCTTGTTTTTGCAAAAGCTCAGCAAGCATGGCTTTTTGTTCAAAATAGTCGTCCAAATTTCCGGCAAACTTAACAATGTCACCGCCTTCAACTTCTAAAATATGATCTGTTACGCGACGAAGGAATTCGCGGTCATGGGAGATCAACAGGAAAGCACCTTTGTATTCTTGAAGAAAGCTTTCAAGCACAAGCAACGTTTCTAGATCCAAAAAGTTCGTCGGCTCATCCAGCAGAAGTAAGTTCGGCTCTTGGCCGATCAGATAAAGCAACTTCACGCGCATGCGGAAGCCCCCGCTCAGCTCTTTCAAATGAGATTGAAAATGGCGTTCAGTCAAACCAAGCTTCAAACCAAATTGCTTCAACTCCCAAAGGGGAGTGATGCAGTTCTTATCCAGATACTCTTCAACTTTTTCAGAGATATTCCAGTCGGATTCCTGTTCAAGGTAGCCAAGGCGCAGTTGCTGAGACTTGGTCACAATTCCTTGATCTAAGTGTTCTTGGTCCACCAGGATTTTAAAAAGCGTGGTCTTACCTGCACCATTCGGCCCAATAACTCCCACGTGTTCCCCTTCATTGATAGCGAATGTCGCCTGATCAAAAAGAACCTTAGCCCCATAGGCCTTATGCCCATCCTGTAACTGCAATAACGTAATACCCATACCCCAAAAGGTAACAGTTCCCTTTTTGTAGTGCTAGCTGTCATGCATGGTGTTCAGGTTTTTTACAGGCATGAATTTACTTTAGGAGCAGGTTTTTGAAGGAAGAGCTGTGCTATATTGGGTGGCTATGAGCGAAGGTAAAATCCTAGTATCAGCCTGCTTAATCGGCAAACCGTGCCGCTATGACGGAAAACATCAGCTGCGCGAGGAAGTCACCGTCCTCCACGAGGAGGGGATGACCATTGTCGTGTGCCCTGAAGAAATGGGAGGCCTTTCCACTCCACGTACACCTGCTGAACGCATCGGTGACAAAGTCATAGACAAAAACGGCAAGGATGTAACGGCAGAGTACAAATGCGGTGCCCAAAAAGCTTTGGAAATTGCGCTAAAATTTGGCGTGAAAGAAGCCATGTTAAAATCCAAATCCCCCATGTGCGGCTGCGGTCGAATCTATGACGGCACGTACAGCGGCAAAACCATCGAAGGCAACGGCGTGCTTGCCGAAATGCTAGTCGCCAACGGCATCGAAGTCGAAGCTATCGACTGAGGTAACAGTTCCCTTTTTTAGGATTTTCACTCTGAAGCTTCCATATTTGACAACCAAATATATCTCTCCATCAAGGACCGAGGCTGTGTCTACTGCGCACAAGTGATTACATTTGGAATCATTTTGATGACCAGTTCCTCTTGGCTACGCAAGAATATCCTGCAATAGCTTTTTTATTGATTTTGAAATGGATGGCCGAGCAGACTTATTTCTTCGACCCATTTTCGGTGGGCTTAAAGAGAAAATAAAAAAACCCGGGTGAGAGCCCGGGATTTTTGTCCATACCTTTTACTTACCTATTCCTCAAAAAGGGAACTGTTACCTATTCCTTAGTTACCTATTCCTATTTCTTTTTCTTTTTGTTGTTTTTGTGGGATTCGGCGCGTTTTTCTTTTACGCGATTTTTTTCGTCGACGAATATTGCTTTTGGTTGGAAAGTCTTTGCTTCTTCCATGGACATGCCCACGTAAGAGCAAATGATAACTAGGTCGCCTTTTTGAACATGGCGAGCAGCTGCGCCGTTAAGGCAGATATCGCCTTTTTCACCCAAGATGACGTATGTCGAAAAACGAGCACCGTTGTTGCAGTTATAGATATCTACGCGTTCGTTCATTAGCAATCCAGAAGCTTTGATCAAATCTGGGCAAATACTGATCGAGCCTTCATAGCTCAAATCAGATTCGGTGACGGTCGCGCGGTGAATTTTTGTTCTAAGCAATGATACATTCATAAAAACCTCTAAGCGTTGTGCTGAAGTGCGATCAGCATACCTTTTAAAACTAAGTCCGGGATAATAACGTCGAATACTTTTTCTTTTTCAAATAAAGCAGAGAATCCACCAGTTCCAATGATGAAGGGCTTTTCATCTTGGAAACATTCGCGAGTAATGCGAGCGATGATCTCTTTCATCGTGCCTAAATGACCGTAGTATAAACCAGATTGAATGCTTTCAATAGTAGTACGGCCTAAAGCCTCGTGCATGGATTGGATTTCAACGGAGGGAAGCTTTGCAGTTTTGCTCTCTAAGGCCTCCATACACAAGCGCATACCGGCTACGATGGAGCCACCTAGATAGTCCTTCTCTTTAGAAACTGCACAGAATGTCGTCGCCGTCCCTAAATCTACGATAATTAGATTTTTGTTCGCATATAGGTGAGTGCCCGCAATGGAGTTCGCAATG is a window of Bdellovibrio sp. SKB1291214 DNA encoding:
- a CDS encoding DUF2799 domain-containing protein, whose amino-acid sequence is MKKLITSALLSISFVGCASQLKKECESTNWFKYGEEVALRGEWLSSDAKLLSCRKEEAEISESQADLGFKSGRQKYCTGTNTYLVGKSGDPFSKDLCDTPTLKSLVSDYNKGLRDYCSKANGFNAGSSGKKYKNLCPADLETKFLPEYKKGRLKYVEAQIKNLENRQRDLQLAISNKNTQVVTTRMNFMGVQNRRNLLESQKSFAQSTNNLSEVGRLNTELQNLDWELTRARQDVDRAETEKRNLESELDQTGKTIAEFRLEMAGL
- a CDS encoding DUF523 domain-containing protein yields the protein MSEGKILVSACLIGKPCRYDGKHQLREEVTVLHEEGMTIVVCPEEMGGLSTPRTPAERIGDKVIDKNGKDVTAEYKCGAQKALEIALKFGVKEAMLKSKSPMCGCGRIYDGTYSGKTIEGNGVLAEMLVANGIEVEAID
- a CDS encoding ABC-F family ATP-binding cassette domain-containing protein, producing the protein MGITLLQLQDGHKAYGAKVLFDQATFAINEGEHVGVIGPNGAGKTTLFKILVDQEHLDQGIVTKSQQLRLGYLEQESDWNISEKVEEYLDKNCITPLWELKQFGLKLGLTERHFQSHLKELSGGFRMRVKLLYLIGQEPNLLLLDEPTNFLDLETLLVLESFLQEYKGAFLLISHDREFLRRVTDHILEVEGGDIVKFAGNLDDYFEQKAMLAELLQKQALSQAAKKKSIMDFVTRFGAKATKAKQAQSRLKALEKMETIEIKAAPTHSHIHIPPASPTGKVILEVENADCGYGDKVILKDVTVRLERGNHLGIVGLNGAGKSTLLKSLGEQIPLVKGSIKWGHQVSLSYFAQHTPEALNPEHTVIEAMAALAHKEVTQQDVLNIAGSLLFSGDAVHKKVKVLSGGEKSRVALGQILLQKSPLLLLDEPTNHLDFDTVEALTGALEKYEGTIVTVSHDRGFIGRVANKILEVNHGKLTLYPGTYDEYVWSLQKGFLSERVFDADAKRAATATASDEPSKFNYKEERKRIEGLIKKAQKLIEDSDKKINILAVKRDSLNEALATGSAQNSATTAKELHDISGQIEDLESQMLEAMENQHQYEQELKSLIG
- the panD gene encoding aspartate 1-decarboxylase — encoded protein: MNVSLLRTKIHRATVTESDLSYEGSISICPDLIKASGLLMNERVDIYNCNNGARFSTYVILGEKGDICLNGAAARHVQKGDLVIICSYVGMSMEEAKTFQPKAIFVDEKNRVKEKRAESHKNNKKKKK
- a CDS encoding DUF2388 domain-containing protein, whose translation is MIKILVASVITILVIPMFALAKTGELISGATVAVTSAPTFLTAKTAADNAIEKMIVEAKDDAAVFVATQGQVRGVYLQRALDHIRKSNPRLIASDLQLAERIIAH
- a CDS encoding ABC-F family ATP-binding cassette domain-containing protein; the protein is MQNQIFQITAHHLGFEFSNGLRLFSSLNFSVGSGRYGLVGPNGIGKSTLAKILSGETPATEGEIHTSHTVTYLRQMEDRPEQTVGEFLVDIWESSQMDAVTQETLLGDIPFDRSLKLLSGGEWTRVRIAKALAGNSGLLILDEPTNNLDRSAKQRITEFVESFKGNLLIISHDRELLERMDSILEMSNQGMRSYGGPYSFYEEQRDREIEQEHSVLDQLRREKKKTERDLHSKLEAQEKRMRRGQAQADKGGIPRIIVGGLKRAAQVTMGTINANESQRAEHASADFQSHYQGMRTQTTLRLKELGAKVPSEKLIFNLENFNFKFAGGEHWLWPENLTLHMKGPERWALTGKNGAGKTTLIQLLLSKGENPQGEIRGEMKVGSLKTSLIDQEYSILDSSKTVLENIMDVSSKGSEWIRNELAAFQFFADRVHQKAESLSGGEKLKLCLAKVFLSDIAPELLILDEPTNNLDLQSLEVLEDVLTGYQGALLVVSHDSVFLENIQTKEVCLLQS
- a CDS encoding type III pantothenate kinase gives rise to the protein MILCLDVGNTQIFAGLFDKDKMVMSFRKNSKSGASSDETGIFLRTAIRENGYDPAHVKQIAICSVVPEVNHSLRGACMKYFNINPFILQAGVKTGLRVKYRNPLEVGADRIANSIAGTHLYANKNLIIVDLGTATTFCAVSKEKDYLGGSIVAGMRLCMEALESKTAKLPSVEIQSMHEALGRTTIESIQSGLYYGHLGTMKEIIARITRECFQDEKPFIIGTGGFSALFEKEKVFDVIIPDLVLKGMLIALQHNA